Proteins co-encoded in one Deltaproteobacteria bacterium genomic window:
- a CDS encoding HrpE/YscL family type III secretion apparatus protein has protein sequence MGSMFRLTTDKILPQAGQRVLKAYDAARLLEAQEILDRAGERARDILREAEEAYTQQRQQGYEDGKTEGKLEHAEKMMETILSSVEFIEG, from the coding sequence ATGGGCTCCATGTTTCGATTGACCACGGACAAAATTCTGCCCCAGGCCGGCCAACGCGTGCTCAAGGCCTACGACGCGGCCCGGCTCCTCGAAGCCCAGGAAATTCTGGACCGCGCCGGGGAACGCGCCCGGGACATCCTGCGCGAGGCGGAGGAGGCGTACACCCAGCAGCGCCAGCAAGGCTACGAGGACGGCAAGACCGAAGGCAAGCTTGAACATGCCGAAAAGATGATGGAAACGATCCTGTCCTCGGTGGAATTCATCGAGGGCAT